The following proteins come from a genomic window of Triticum aestivum cultivar Chinese Spring chromosome 6A, IWGSC CS RefSeq v2.1, whole genome shotgun sequence:
- the LOC123132250 gene encoding mitogen-activated protein kinase 3 — protein sequence MAMLVDPPNGMGNQGKHYYSMWQTLFEIDTKYVPIKPIGRGAYGIVCSSINRETNEKVAIKKIHNVFDNRVDALRTLRELKLLRHLRHENVISLKDIMMPVQRRSFKDVYLVYELMDTDLHQIIKSPQGLSNDHCQYFLFQLLRGLKYLHSAEILHRDLKPGNLLVNANCDLKICDFGLARTNSSKGQFMTEYVVTRWYRAPELLLCCDNYGTSIDVWSVGCIFAELLGRKPIFPGTECLNQLKLIVNVLGTMSESDLEFIDNPKARRYIKTLPYTPGVPLASMYPHAHPLAIDLLQKMLIFDPTKRVSVTQALEHPYMSPLYDPSANPPAQVPIDLDIDENISSEMIREMMWQEMLHYHPEAATAVNM from the exons ATGGCAATGCTGGTGGATCCTCCGAATGGCATGGGAAACCAAGGGAAGCACTATTACTCAATGTGGCAAACCTTGTTTGAGATTGACACCAAGTATGTGCCTATCAAACCCATAGGCCGAGGAGCTTATGGAATAGTTTGCTCATCCATAAACCGTGAGACAAACGAGAAAGTAGCGATAAAGAAGATACATAATGTATTCGACAACCGTGTGGATGCACTAAGGACCTTGCGGGAGCTGAAACTCCTCCGGCATCTCCGCCATGAGAATGTTATTTCTTTGAAGGATATAATGATGCCTGTACAAAGGAGGAGCTTTAAGGATGTGTACTTGGTTTATGAGCTCATGGATACTGACCTGCATCAGATAATCAAATCGCCTCAGGGGCTTTCCAACGACCACTGCCAATATTTTCTTTTTCAG TTGCTTCGAGGACTGAAATACCTCCATTCAGCAGAGATACTCCACAGAGACCTAAAACCTGGGAACCTACTGGTGAATGCAAACTGTGATCTGAAGATATGCGATTTTGGTCTTGCACGTACAAACAGTAGTAAAGGCCAGTTTATGACTGAATATGTCGTCACCCGCTGGTATAGGGCTCCTGAGTTGCTGCTTTGCTGCGACAACTACGGCACTTCCATTGATGTTTGGTCTGTTGGCTGCATCTTTGCTGAGCTACTTGGCCGCAAGCCTATTTTCCCCGGGACAGAGTGCCTAAATCAGCTAAAACTGATAGTCAATGTTCTTGGCACGATGAGCGAGTCTGACCTGGAGTTCATCGACAACCCAAAGGCCCGCAGATATATCAAGACCCTCCCCTACACTCCTGGTGTTCCACTTGCAAGTATGTACCCACATGCACACCCTCTGGCCATCGATCTATTACAGAAGATGCTCATCTTCGACCCTACCAAAAGGGTCAGTGTTACCCAGGCCCTTGAGCACCCTTACATGTCTCCTCTGTATGACCCAAGTGCAAACCCTCCCGCGCAAGTGCCCATCGATCTCGACATAGATGAGAACATCAGCTCAGAGATGATCAGGGAAATGATGTGGCAGGAGATGCTTCACTACCACCCTGAAGCCGCCACGGCAGTAAACATGTGA